CGCCGGCGATAGCGCCGCCCATCGGCCGCTGCGGTGAGCGCCCTGAGGGAGCGGCCGCGCCGATTGGCTGTCGCGGCGGAGTTCCGCCTCGGCGAGTGAAAGGCGGTCTCGATTGGCCGCCCGCGAGCTCTCGGGGCGTTTCTGAATTTCAAGGGGAAAGCCGCGGCCGCCCCGGtcggcgccgccgccgccattcATTGGATAGGAGGCGGGGTGGCTCCGCCCGGCCGGCTGCGGAGGGCTGCCATTGGCCACGCAGCTCGGGAAGCGGAAAGCTCGCGCCTGAGGGTTTCGCCTGGAATGGCGCTCTTCGGGCGAAAGGAGCTTCAGGAGCGGGACGGCGCTAAGCCAGAAGCCTCCCCCGGCCTAGAGCGGCGCTCCGTCCTCTCTGCTCTGCCCTGGGCAGGTCCTCAGTCAGGAAGCCCCGCCTTCCCCCTTTCTATTGGGCGGGAGCCGTGTCTCTCGGAGAATCTCGCTCCCATTGGCCGGAGGCCTTCCTGCAGCTGGCCGGGGATTCTGGGAATGCCAATCGGGCAAGGGGGACGGCTGGGGGCGCGCTTCGCAGCTTTCTCTCCTCAGGAAGCCCAGAGGCGCCTTTCCCGCCTCAGCCGCAGCCCTTCTGGGGCCAAGCGCGCCTTTTGCCGCCTTCCTCAGCAGGCAGGCTGTCAGCCTTGCAAAGTCGTCCAGAccggaaacacggccagatgagctaattctactttactgcaaGGCTCCACTAagtcccccaaggtcattcccgcaggCCGTTAGGCAGGCACAGGGGCCCCTTGAGGAGCCCAGAGGAAGACTGCCCAGCTGAGACCTCTCTAGGGATCAGGACCTCCGTCCAGCCTCCCCCGCAGAGTGCGGACACCCTTGCCGGAGGTGTCCCCAGAGCCAAGGCCGGCCATTCTAAGGACTTTGTTCGTGAGGGCGCCTCCTTGGGGGCCTCTGAGTTCATCTCCGAAAGGCTCTTCCCACACATGTCCTGCCACCGAGCAGGAATGCTTTTCAAAAAGTTCCCTCAGAATGCACCTTTCAGATTAGCCAGATGCCACCCTGGAACCCCCATGAGCACATCTGTGCCATTCGCTCACCCAACCTTTGGGTGATCCTGATTTCCTAAGTTCACAAGAGATTCCAAACCACAAGACCAGAACAGCGCAGCGTGCTATGCTAACACGTGGTGGGCTAGTTTGTGGTTCGATGGCCGGCGTGAACTCCTCTTGTAAGTAGTGCGGAAGATTTACGCTAACCAAAGCATAGCCTGTTTGTGTTTCTGATCGTATAGCAAGGATTAATACTTAATTACACCTTTCTTTCAGCGCTGGGCCTGGCTCCTTGGTGGGAAGCTGAGAGAACACAACTTACCCAATGCTGCCATGTGAGTACAAAGCTGCACAATGTGGAAGATGAGAGGCTTGTGGGATTTAAATTCCACCCGGGGTTGCCTGCAAGACTAGAACAGGCTAAGTTAAAATATGATTAGTTTGTGTTTAGGGTCAGTGTGTGGTGTGAATCCGGGCAGTTGGTTTAATTAAGTATACCCTGTTCCAGTGGACCATGAGTCAGCATATTGCCCTAACACAAGAGGCTGTCTCTTGCATTAAAATTACATATAGGAGTGAACTGTCCATGTTCAGTATCTATATTTAAAGCTGCGATCCATGTTCATctcttttattgtcatttttatACTGGCACTCTTCCAGCAATCCAGATCATGGCATTTATTGGCTAAGTCTCACCAAGCTGCCCACTGGAGCAAAATCCTATGACTGGcaaaaccaaaattcttaatACCTTCATTGTTTCACTCACCTGACCATGTGCAACCTTAGAAGGGTAGCAAAGGCCAGGGGCTTTCAATCCCTGTTGCCTGGACTGCTACCCAGCGATGCATCCTGACTGAATGCTTCATTTTCAGCTACATCTTTGTAACTTTGCTGCCATCATTTTCATTGGACAGGGCACTCTTACAGGGGAATCCACCCATGAACTCCTGCTTACTCTGAATATGTGCGCAGTTAGCGATTAACTTGGAAGTGTTCCCTGCAAGCGTCTGAACGGGTACAAAAGGGCCCCTTTCCCTGTCAATTAGAGGCAAGGTTCCAAGGCTGCAGACCTACCCCGCTTGCCTGGAGCATACCACACTGCATCCAGCAGGTCTCACTTCCGAGCAATCATGCATAAAATTGCCATTTTTCAACCATCGCTATCCTCTATTTTCCAAAATAGCTCTTGGCATACACGCAGCTTTTCTTTCGATCTACAAAAGGCAAACCTCAGCGTTGGGAAAAAAAGGCTTTCCTGGGGGAAAGCAGGAGGCCCAAATACTGGCTCtacattttttattcttaaataatAGTTGGAGTCATAGCTGGCTCAGATCTTCCGGCTTCCCAGAGATTGGAGTCCAATGGCAGACCAGGATGAGGAGCTGTGTATGGATCTTCAATACCACCAGAGCACAAAAATTGTGTTACTGCTGTGAGCGGGGAGAGGCCTTGCATCTCTTTCTCTTAAACCCTCCACTTTAGGAAGGAagtcagcagctgcagccagCCCAGAGATTCTTCTGGAGCAGTCCAGTTCAGCTTGCTGCCAGAAGAGGTGCCCAGTCATTGCTCCCGGACTGAGCTGCGGCCAGGTGCCAGGGCTGCCAGCAGGAGGCCCTGCCAGGATGatgaagatggtgatgatgatcatCCTCCAACTCctgcccctcctcctccccccttcctaATTGACTCGGCAGGCGCGGATCATGAGGAGCTGGAGGAGGATGAAGACGGGAGACATGATGAGTCCGTACCAGAGGGGCTCCTGACTCTGCTCGCCCAGCTTCTGGCAGAGCAGCATCTCGAAGACGAACTTGAGGCTGAGCAGCGTCAGGATCCAGAAGAGGCGCAGCACGGCCAGGCGCTTCTCGCCGTCCTGGAAGAGGCGCACTGACACGATGGCCGTGAAGTAGGTGCTCAGCCCGTCGGCGGCGAAGAGCGGCGCGAAGACGGTCCACCAGCTCAGCCCGGCGGCTGCCACGCCGTCCGCCTTCAGCGCCAGCAGCACCGACGTCGCCAGCAGCGCCGCCGCCTGCAGCAGCAGCTCGAACGGCGCGAAGCCCAGCCACTGCACCAGCTCCCGCAGCGAGAACAGCATCCCCGGCGCGCGAGGGCGGCGGAGGGCCAGCGGCGCCCCCGCCCAGAAGCTCCGGCGCTCCGCGGCGGCAGGACGGTCCGGCGCACTCCGCTGACGGAGGCGGAAGCGGAAGCGGAAGCAGGGCTCTCtccgggagggggaggggggagggcggGGCCGCTCGGCTGATTGGCACGTGCGCTCGGCGAGACCTGAGGAACAGCGGCCGCGGTCGCCGCCGGCCGGGTGAGACTCACTGTGGGCGTGTGCAACGTGCGCCCCCCACCCGCTCTGCCCTTGCGCCCTCCGGCCCCGCTCGTCCCCTGCCAGCCGTCGCCCTCCGTTCCGCGCGTCGGGAGCGCTGCAGCGGGGCAGGctaagctgggggggggggctgaaccAGCCCCGCCATCTCCAGCGGACCGTTGTTTTCGTCTCAGCACAAGTGACACGGCCGAAGAGAACAGTTTTCAAGGTCAGGGGGGAGGCAAGGCCGCCAGGCTGCTTTTCCCACGACCCTTCCGCGCGCCGTGCGCAAAACCCGGGCGCTAACACGGCACCCCATTGCCAGACTGGTGCCTTTTGGTCCCCAGAGCCAGGAGGGTCAGGGCTCTTCTGGGGGGCTTTTACTGTGCAGACATGGGGTATATGCGCGAGAGGAAGGGAGCGGATCTGTAGCTTTGCACACTACTTAAGTTCCCTTGACAAAAAGCTGTAGGAAAATGTGAGCGTGTACCCCCAAGCGAGCTGGAGTTCAGGTGACAGGAATCTGGAGGACAGCCTTGCAAAACATTCAGCCTCTAGGCTGGAGTTGCTGGATGTAAGATTGACTTGTGTTGACGTAAGGGTCGCTAAGATGACCATAGTTCCATGAACTCTTGACACTTCGTGCAAAGTGGTCTTACGTCCAGTTTGATTCAAATTCTTGGGGGTGTGGTGCTGGCTTGCTGGCAGCAAATAAGAAGAGGAAGCTCCTCCCCCTCTTTGCTTTCAGACTGTGAAGAGCTTTGACTCTGTGCCAAGCACATCCACTCAAGACATTCCTCGGAAGAGAGCAGATTCTACCAATAACAGGGTTCTAGCAGCCTCTTGGGCCACACAGGGCCATTCTAGAGACGTGTAGGGCTGGTCCCTGTATGAAGGACACAGCTCTACTTCTACTtcaccttcctttcctttcctttatacaAGTACTTCTACACCATTCTAATTCTATGACTAGGTGGCTTACAGCATAACGTACAGTACATGTCAAACATTACAATAAATCAATATCAACGTTATCAAAGGCAGTAATCTGGCAGGACAAATCTTTTGTCTGCAAGAGGCTAAGTTCCTATGACAGGAAGGCCTAGATTCTCAGATCAGTGGTTATTTTGCCTAGTGTTGCCACCAGGTTCTGGATGCAAAAACCTGGAAGACTCGCTGCAAATAGTTACAGAAAAGTTTTGCCTTCCTGAACTGGTTGCCATAGTATTGCACTAAGTAGTTTAAGACACTGGACTCTCCAACAAGGCATGGCCAAATCCACCTAGTTGAGGGGTTCAGTTCCAGCTGAGAAAAAGGTACCACATGGGTCTATTCTAGTTCGCATAGGCTCTGTGTCAAGAGCATGCATGCCGAGTGCTGCCTTGGATATTATGGGGATACTCTTGAGTAGAGAAACACCTTTGCAGTCTCTGGCCAACCAACCCCCACCCCTCAGGGTGGCTCACTCTGCCTGGGACAAGCTGACCTGGAGACGAAAGAACGTTCAGCTTCCTCTTCCCCCTGCTTCCCCTGACCTCTGCATCTTGTTTGCTCCACTGTGATGGTCTTAAATTGGGAAAGTTGTGCCTTTCTTCTGATGATTGGATTTCATCATCCTGCTCCCCTTCAGATGGCAGCACGGAACATGCTTGTGCTTTACGGCAGCCAGACAGGAACTGCCCAAGACGCTGCTGAGAGGCTTGGTCGGGAAGCCAAGCGACACCATTTTCAGTGTAAGGTTGAGGCCCTGGACAACTACCAGGTGGTGAGTAGCAGCTCAGGGTCTTAACAGTGCTTTCAGCCTATGTGTGTGCAAATGGCTGTATCTGTAGAAAAATCGTCCTGACTTAGACTTTATGACTCTGCCTAAGCTCCCGAATCTGCAGAAGACCTCCCTCCCTCAGTCCACATCAATGCACCCTTGGCTGGGGCATGGGAGAGGACTTTGAGCCAGAGGAGGTCAGGCAGGCCTTTCATGGTTTTTCCTGAATTGGGTGGCAGCTGCCTTtcccatttattcatttttgatttttaaaattatgttttcagcCTTTTTGTTCGACTCTTACCGTTTTTAGTTGCCCCAAGTACCATTTGTTGGTGGAAAGGTGGGTCGTCAATGAAATCAATGCTCCTGAAGAAAAATAACATTGGTGGCGTTTGTTGGGAACTAATTATGAACCTCTCTGTGTTGCATGGCTTCTTCGAAGGCAAACCTGGTCCATGAGCCACTGGTGGTATTTGTTTGTGCGACCACAGGACAAGGAGACCCGCCAGATAATATGAAGGTCAGTTCAGAAACCTTCTGCTTGTTCCTTGGgactgggggaggggaagggggcatAGGTAGCCTGACAGCCATGAACAAAGCTGAGTCCCCACCATCCCCAGCAGTACCACTTGATCGGGGCTCAAATCTTTCTGCAGCAAAGCCTCCTGTCTCTCCTTTGAACATAAGAAACTGCTTAACTGTTGAAGCTGACGTTGCTAATCCATCTCTGTCTTAGGCAGAAATTATCCTTGCTGAGCCACCTGGCCACTTGGGGGTCACTCCACCAATGTCCTTTAGTACCTCCTCTAGTGGGGCCCAAACCAAATTCCCTGGCAGCAGGGAGGATAAGGTTTCTTTGCGAGAAAGCTTCCATGTAATGCCTTGCTTTGCGGCTTATTTAATTTTCCAGAATTTCTGGAAGTTCATATTCAGGAAGAACTTGCCTCCCACTTCCCTGTGTCAGATGGACTATGCTGTTCTGGGGCTTGGCGATTCCTCATATCCCAAGTAAGTCTCACTTCTCTTTCTGGGAAATTAACTGGCCAAGCATAACAGTTGGAGTTCTTCGTCATGCCGAAATTCCAGCCGCCTGACTGCTCTGAGCTACTGCTCCCTAGGCTTTGGGGCCCTAGATCTTTGTCAGAAGAACTGTGGGGCAGAATCAGCTCAAGGGCTGATCTAAATTCTGTTAGCTATAGGCAACTGTATAGTTGTACAGAAACAAGTAGCTGAAATGGGacatcttccttttttgtttgtctttGAATAAAAGCATTTACTATGTTCTGAGTAAGATTTACAGACCATCTTTgctcttccattaaaaaaaaaatcctgtcatgTGGCTGTGAATTTTATCCATTGAATGGTGGTGCCTTTAGATTTCCTTGTGCTTATCGCTACAAACTGTGCTGGCTGCTTGGGCGTCTTGTCCAGCTGTGCCAGTAGGTTGCTAAGGATGCTGGTGAACAGATTCCTTCCCCCATCTGTCTCGCTCTTTCTCCCACATGGACACACACAACATACTGCCATTCCACCGCCCTGCCCGTTGTAGCATTCTGCATTTTCCTGTAAGACTAAATATCAGAGTTGTTTATCCTGCCGAACGCAGTGGGAGCTAGAGGCTTTCAGCAAGGTGGTTGTCCACAGTGAGGTGTTCTAGCCAGCAAGGAGCTTCATCCAAAAGACCCTTCCCGCGATGTAACTCTTTTCGGCAAAGCCCCACCCTCTGGGAGAAGGAAGTTTGGGAGATTGTGTGTCCACAAACGTGGGAGAGATTTAAGATATCTAAAAACAACTTGAAAGCTTTCTGAGTTTTTGAATCAAAagattatttataaatttatgggtgagtgtgttttgtgtgtgtatatgtgtgtatatatcttaCACCCGCAGCTCTCATGTAGAATTACATGTAAATATAACACAGGTGTCTATAGAAGTTAATTCCTAGGCTTCAGAATGGACTTAGGGCGCACTTGATTCCTGTTGAGGGGAGCAGAACGAGGGAGGGCATTGGGGTGGATGCAGAGGCAGTCAGCTCAGGAGTGAAAAAAAGATGCTCCTCGCTGCCTCAGCCTCTCTGCTGCTCAGGAAGACTTTTTCCAGAGCTGTCTGGATTTGGAGTTGCTGGTGTTTGCTTGTGGGAATGGAAGTTCTGGAAGTTGCCTCCTGGTTCACCAGTTCCTGCTCAGTGTGCTGTTCTGTTTTGACTGCTTCCTGGTCCAGGTTCAACTTTATTGCCAAAAAACTGCACAGGCGGCTTCTTCAGCTTGGGGGCAGCCCCCTTGCGCCAGCTGCATTGGGAGATGACCAGCATGACTTGGGGTAAGAGGTCAAAAGGACCTGGCATGAATATGGGTGGCTTTTCCTTGTTGGACTCGGGGAACTCTTAAAAACCGCAGGGAATTTGAGGCCTCTCCCTCACTTTATtcttcttctggtccttgtcaaAAGCTTCACATCCAAGCGCCAATTTCATGGAGGCCTCAGAAGGTGCCTCGTGCCCAGTTACATGACTGCCTTGCATAGCTTGTTGTCTGCAGTGACCAGCAGGAACTCCAGAGGGCATCTTTCCCCACCCtacctggagatgccagggagGGAATGTGGGCACTCTGAGAGCTCTTTCAAATGGCTGTTGGCACTTCAAGTAACATTAGGGTTCAGCCCATACCACTTTCTGTTCTGAAactcattcttttctctttctgtagaCCAGATGCAGTTATTGACCCCTGGCTGTTGAGCTTATGGGAAAAGATCTTAGCACTGTATCCTCTTCATTCTGGCCTCCATGTGATTAGTCCCGATATCCTGTAAGTAGCAAGAAAAGTTGGCAGTTGAGGCAAAAAGTGGGTTACTTTCATGGATGTTATTTCTCTGacagaattaattaaaataaaatagaaacattaaTAGGTTAGGGTTTCATAGATTAAATGCAATCCTGTATGgattacttctgaatagacaagTGAAGGATTATGCTACAAGTATTGCAAAATAAAAGCTGTAAAAATAAGAACAGCAAAGAAACAGTAAAGTAAAAATGATGTAGCTCAGAGGTTAAAAGACTTAAGCTagcaatccaaagattcccagttGGACTCTTGCTTCTGCTATGAGGTCATGAGATGCCTCTCAGCAAGCTACTGCTCTCCCTTGACCTCCCTCATCTATCTGCAGTGTGGGCCATACAGGCAGTTGAAGGGCTACATCATGTGTGTGAAATGCTTTCAGCTGTTGAATGTGCTGTGCAAATGCTGTCTTTTCCCTTCCTGAATGGCCAAACAGAACCAGGTTGCCTGTGCAAGGCAGCTGGAGAAAAGGGAAGGGTTTCCCGCAGCTACTCAGCCATCTCCCTGCCTGCCCCACATGCTAAGGAAAGAGAACTCACCACCCCAGTTCTGATATCTGCTGTTTTCTGTACTTTTCTGCAGATTGCCACCCAAGTACACCTTTCAGCAAGTGGATGAGGCCTCTGGTGACCTCAGCAGGACATTTCTGCAACCAGATGATGCATTTAGCGGTGTTCCCTCAGAGGCAAACTCTTTCTCTGCCCAGATGGTGTCCAATCAGAGGGTGACATCAGAATCCCATTTCCAAGATGTGCGTCTCATTGAATTTGATGTCACTGGCTCTGGAATCGAGTGAGTTTCCTTGGATTGTGTTGTGCTGTTTCCTGGGTGCTTCAAGTGGAGTGCACTGAGAAAGAGCTAGAAGAGGATGTACTTGTGGTTGTCTGAAGAAGGGAGGGTCCATTACTTAGTACCCAGGTTCATCCCTGGTAGCATCGCCTGGCAAAAGAGGGTAAGCGACGGGCAAGGGAACATGTCCGCCCCCCCACCCTGCCCAGCCTGGTCCTTGGAGAGGAGTTGAGACTGAGCAGACCACAGGcagcttcctgggtcccaaacaAGCTTTCCAGGAGCAGCCTGGCTGCTCCTGTTCACTGAGAAGAAAGCAGAAAATCTGAGGGCCTCTGAAACTGATCTCCAGCAAGGAGCCCAGATTTCAGGCATTGCCTCTTCCCGGCAGGTATGTTGCAGGTGATGTTGTGATGATCCAGCCC
Above is a window of Candoia aspera isolate rCanAsp1 chromosome 16, rCanAsp1.hap2, whole genome shotgun sequence DNA encoding:
- the TMEM203 gene encoding transmembrane protein 203, with amino-acid sequence MLFSLRELVQWLGFAPFELLLQAAALLATSVLLALKADGVAAAGLSWWTVFAPLFAADGLSTYFTAIVSVRLFQDGEKRLAVLRLFWILTLLSLKFVFEMLLCQKLGEQSQEPLWYGLIMSPVFILLQLLMIRACRVN